In Candidatus Methylomirabilis tolerans, the genomic window CCAGGGCTGGTGGATACAGCTTCCGAACGGTAGTTGGAATCGGAAATAGACGAAAGCGGTTCTACCGGAATCGTGACGGGCGATTCCGCCGATCCTTGCTGATGACTGGGACGACGGGCTATTCCTGCGGGATAGCCATATTGGGATCTGCGGGCACGGCGAAGGGACGCGCCTACGCCGATTCCGCGCTGGCGGAGCACAGCAACCACAGGCACAATAAGAGCGAGAGACGATTCATCCCGCTACGGCCTCCGTTCCGGGATCAACGGCAGACCCTGTCGCCGCTTCTCCTCGATCTCACGGCTCGTCCGCTCGATCGCCAGGAACCTTTCAGGCGCGCTCGGATGGGTGGTCAGAAATGCTCCCTGAATGGAGCCGGGGTGTTCGACGGCCATACGGCGCCAGAACTGTGCTGATCCGGTGATATCGTAGCCGGCTCTTGCAACAAGGTAGAGCCCCGCATAGTCGGCCTCCGCCTCAAAAGCCTGCGAGAAGACCCTGCCACCCACCTCCTGAAAGATGCCGGTCCGCACCCCGGTAACGATCGCAATGGCGAGATCGGCAATCGTCCCCAGCAGCGCCGGACCCACCCTCTTCCGGAGATGGCCCAGCGTATTATGTGCGATCTCATGCCCGACCACGAGCGCCAGCTCCTCATCGCGCTCTGCAAAGCGAATCATCCCTTTTGTGATCCCGACCTTGCTGCCATCTGCATACGCATTGACGGCATCCTCGTTGACCAGGATGACCGGATAGCGGCAGGCGCGTACCGTTGGAATCGTGAGCGTCATCCTCTGCCCCTTCCGTTCGATGGTCAGCGATAACGGAGGGTCGCCTGCCCGATTCCGATCGCGCAAGATCCTCATCGCCTCAATGGCCTGTTTGTGATCGAGCGGGACGTCGTCGATCGCGTGCA contains:
- a CDS encoding M48 family metalloprotease, with product MIDRATVSFSLLRLIPVVIAMSLALAACGPTLKQVTLPEEAVKAERERQFELALAMMTKRHDRLQTVALPLLIAATPLCEDDAEPLYGIELHDKVFYREKLGEAFEQAAVKQYGLGDGVYVRYVHPTLPAGLSGLSVGDRVHAIDDVPLDHKQAIEAMRILRDRNRAGDPPLSLTIERKGQRMTLTIPTVRACRYPVILVNEDAVNAYADGSKVGITKGMIRFAERDEELALVVGHEIAHNTLGHLRKRVGPALLGTIADLAIAIVTGVRTGIFQEVGGRVFSQAFEAEADYAGLYLVARAGYDITGSAQFWRRMAVEHPGSIQGAFLTTHPSAPERFLAIERTSREIEEKRRQGLPLIPERRP